A window of Magnolia sinica isolate HGM2019 chromosome 13, MsV1, whole genome shotgun sequence genomic DNA:
ttagtTCCGGTTTCGTTTTCATCAATCGTTTaagcgaaaaaaaaaaacagaacagaTGAGGCGGAGAGGATACCTTTCGACTCAAACTGCTGTCCATTTCAGATAAGACCCAAAATTCTGGACGTCGATTTATGGTAGAAAAGGCAGAAAAATTGCGGTCCACTGCATTTCCGTGGGTCCCCTCCAAATCCACAGCTGATAAGACCCAATGTATTAGGTGGAATGCCGAATCCTCATCCCTGACAAAATGTAGAGTAAATCGATAACCATCTGTTCTACTGGAATATCCATTGCACTTGCTATTTGGGTTGTATTAAAAACACACCTTGTATTTTTAAAGGTGTGTTTTTAAGACATGTTTGTATTTAAAACACACCTTTAATACATGTGTTTTGATTCCATTTTGATCTATCTGGAATATTGATTAGCTCCCAACATACATGTGTTTGTAATTGTAACGGCGTTGCCATTGATATTTATTTCATTCAATGGAGGAAATGATTttggatttcttttaatttttcaggcATTGGAAAGGAGAAGGACTCGCCTCAGAGCAGCTGCGGAGCTTCGCCGGAGAAACCAAGAAAGCCCAAATTACTCTCCGGTGCCTTTCGTCAGTACCCCTTCAAGACAGGAACGGAGCATTTCTGAACAGATGCCACTACCCATTCAAGATCAAGACCTTCTGATCAACATCTCTGATTTCCCTACAAGCCCTTCCACAATCATAAAAAGTTCCTCGCAGCCAGTCGAAAATCCACCTGAAATCTCCCCTTCCATCAAGAGCTTGGTTGTCCATAACACGGAAGTGACTGATGTTGAGAAGAAATGTATGGATTTGATCGAGGAATTCGAAAAGGTCGTGAGGGAGAACTTGCAGAGGATTTTAAAGACGCCCACAAAGAAGAAGCCAGAGAGGAGTACGTTGATGTCAATGCGATGATTGAAACAATTCGTTTCAGAAAGAAAATAAGACGATTGTTGGAACAAGGACAAGGGGTTGATGGATGAGATTCATCTTCTGatgatatatttttcttttaactgAAGTTGCTGATAAGGACAGATATTTTTTGTCGGAGACATTGCTGATGttttcttttcaatttctttCGATTTGGGGTAGGATTAGGTTTGTGGGTAACCTTGTACATATAGGCCATTCCTGGGTTGTTACTTGAGAAGGACCTCCATTTTTGTAAACACTTCTGCCCTATTGCAATGAGGAAGCCACAATTTTCATCTTTCTTAAGTAGAGCATATAGCAGTTCCTATTATATGGAGATGAtttcatgctttttttttttctggtgttGCCTTATCTTGGTTTATGACAGTGTGAGTTCTTCATTTTTATGGTTTTCATGATGGTGGTCTTTTCTTATTGGAAGTTGAATGAGTTGGACATCTTCGTTCCAAAAATGGAACCAGAAATAGAGGTTTTTGTGCTGGAAGTTGACTGTAAATTGGATCCAAGAGCTGAACTGTCAATGCAGTAATCTGTCCATCTGATGGCCTCCTAGAAATGTAAATCAAGCTATGTTGATTTTGCAACATGTTCATTCCTAGTATTTGGCAGATCCTTCAACTCATTGTGCAAAGCTGTAATGGAAGTGTCTATTATCTTCAGTTCTGCAAGTAGTCAGGTTTAGGACTACTTCATGAAGAGATCAGTATAAGGAAGATAATCAGTCACTGCAAGTGTTAAGTCAAACTCACGAGGTTACTGGTTCATTTATGAAAGGCTAGTGACCATCTGATGTACCAATTGGGAACTCATTGGCCCATCAGCCCTCATTGTCTATTCAAGCCTTATTTCTACGTCCGGTAGCCTCGCTCTTCTGAGTTGCAAGTTTTCCTTTCCAGTGGATTTCCATTGAACAATATATCCTCTTCTGATGTACTGTATTGCAAGTGGATAGCATCATTGAACCATTGTTGATGTAGCAGATCATGTCTGTTCATTTCAGCCTTAGATTCTGTAGGTTATAAGCTGGTTACTCTAACTAGGCCCAACAATGCCATTAAAGGGTCTCACTTTGAGTTCTTCATCGTTGCCCCTCGTCGTTGTCATCATCATTGTGACCTTGTCCCATCTAGTTGGGGTTGGTTTTATGGATCTTGTTTCACTAATCATATCTATATATGGTCCTATCCTTCACCACCAACATCATCGTCGACATCATCtacgccttatcccaactaattggggtttgcTGCATGAATCATTTTTTGCCATGGCACTCTATCAATGGCCATAGCTTCAGTTAGACcacaggtcatcaagtcttttctttctaactctccatccatgtccttttgggcctttcccttgccTTTTTAGAGCCTTATATAAGTTTAAAAACATTTGAATGTCGTTTGTTACCCCCTTTGTCACCTCACAAGTCTTCCAAAGCCTGCCAATTGAGGGTAATGCTGCACCCACACCCATCTTTCCATATAAAGATGATTTTGTGCAATGGTGATGTTGACAAGAGGATCCGATCAGCTGTTGAACTCCTTGTGCCCATGATCACCTACATGGTGGAAAAGGAAATAGTTATCATTgcagaattgatttcttttaccaTAGACTTCTCTTATCCAAATGGGTAACCATCTCGGGTAAAACAATATCTGTGGTGAATCAAATCACAAGTGATATGATTTGAATTCTGCTCTGTTTGGATTGCAAGCTGATCCACTGGATTCTGAGAAAAGGGAATCCAGGACATTTCTCACATGGTTGAAAAGGAAATTGTATTCATTGCATAATTGATTTCTTTTAGCATGAAATTATCTCATTTCAATTCTAGGTGTGAAATGAGCAACACCTCTTGCATGAAAACATGCCACGATTCCTCCGTGGCATGTTTGAGGTGTGAAATAAGCAACACCTCATTGGAAATTTGAGCTCACATTGGCTTATTCAGGCACCTAAATACCAGTTTTTCTCCAAAGGAAGTAATAGACAGTTATGCTCATACCAGAATTATCACCTTTCTTGTAGACTTGCAAATTTCCTTCATTGAGTGCACATGCTGAAATTCCAAGATGAGTCTATTGAATTCAAGGATAGTTCTAGGTATGCTTTTTTATTTTCTCCAAGTCTTTTGCATTATTTTCTCGAGAAAAACAACAATATAGGAAATGATGAAGACTTTGATGCTGAAGAATTTGATGATTCTTAGGCACGCATGTAACCAATCTGCACCTGGCATTATTTCAGGTTAAACTGTTAAAATTTCAGGCCCCACTTCGGATAGATCATAACTGTAATGATCCTTACCAGCTGGTTAGAGACATCCATTAGATGGTTAGAGTGAAAAATTGAAATGTCCAATTTCAAAAGGAAATGCTTATTAGtcagaggttaggatcatccaataaaATTGATTTTGAGGCTGTGGCCTATCTGTAGCATGACCCACTTACACAGTTCAATTTCAGTTACATCCATGTTGGGTGTAAAATGCATATGGCTCTCATACTCTGTACTGTATCAGATATACTCCTCAATAGTTCATACTCACATTGGTTTTTCACTTCTTCATTTCTGATTCAAAATTCATTGAAATTTTTTGGACATATTACATATGGCAGTGAGATGATTCTCATCTTCTCATCAACAAAATCCAATAAACAGAGATTCCTGATCACAAAGGATTCTAGAATGACATATGACGTTCGAACACATGCTATGCAAATGAGCAGCAGCAGATTGTCATCCCTCCAATAATTGGCCCCTAAAAAGGGAAGGTGATCTTGGTTTCGATGAGGATCTGCGAGTTCCCTCAAGAATCAAGAGTAATGTTCTTCATTCGCAGAGTCGAGGCATTCCTACTAATATTCTGGTAGTTATCTGTCAAGAGTGCGAGGAAGGCAGTTCTAACATTTGTGAACTTGAGGGCGGATGTCTACATTAAGAAATTCTCCATCTGTGTCCTTGGGAGGCTTGTGGGCACTGCTCATAGGGTTCAAATTCCTGCCTGCAAGCATGATGGCAATGTCCATATCAGTATGGCCACATAACTCCTCTAGCCACATTGCAACGTGGTCTCGAATGACTGAGGCTTGGTCATGTCCTACACCAGCATCGCCCCAATCACCGCTCTGTAGTAACTGCTTTCATTGCCCAATGCTGCACTAGGGTATTGAACAGAAAGTAAAATTATTTGCAACTATCAACCTAGTCACTGCAATTTATAACAGAGCGGCATGAATACCCAAGCTCTTTGGGGCCTACCATTTTGCATATGTCTAATACATTCTGTCCATCCTGGTGCAATCCTTGATATCATGGGGCTAAAAATTAGCCACATCCCcaattcaggtaggccacaccaaagggaacaaggGGATTGATGCCATTCGTATGTTTGTGTGAGGGGCCAATGTGGTTTTCATCTTTtatcaaaaccattcatcatgCATGAATAACTAGATGAAGAAAAGATACAGAAATAAGCTTGATTCAAGATTCAGGCTTGCCACAACATGTGATATTAGAGGTTTTGATACTCTTCCCATAGCATAGTCGATCtgagttattttattttattttatttttactattttttaaaaatcagactgatctttTGTATGTACAGTGAACATAATAGCTGAGACATGATTGATGGAGTGCATTTCACATATGCAACATAGTGGACCTAAAGGGCTTAGGTGTTTTTGATGTTGTGTAAACCAGGTGTGGTAGACAATTCTGTCTGTAATAGTGTACTGTAAGAACATGAGGCTGAATCATTTTCAGACATAAAGAAGAGCAATGCATTGCTAATCCATCTGTTGTAGATGAATAACCACATCATCCATCTTCTCCATCAGTTGTGTGTGTCATATTAACTCCAAGGAATCATATGATATGGAGCATACATTTTGTGCAGTATACATAGGTTTTCAATCTTGTGAAGTGTGGTCCATGGtctggtaatccagaccattggtcattGTGTCCCACTGTTGATGGAATAGGCTTAAAAAATTTCCTTGATAGGACAACGTTAACATTTTGATTCatggcctacaaatagacaaTTAAGAAGATAAATACCACTGGGAtctccacccatggtgggacccaataGACTAATGATCTGGATTGctgatccatgggccccacttgtgagaAAGCAAACCAGGCTAAAGATGTGAGCTGCATTTCATATTTATTCCTGGTTAATTTCACTGGAGAGTGTTGCAGCTCACGGAAAACCCAAAATGTCACAGATGCCTTGATCATCTTGGAATGGTATAAAAATGGCAAATGACATTAATTGGGTgcaactttaaaaaaaaagttcatctcattttagtaaacATCATCAGTATTAGAGACTATAGCTTATATAAATTGTTAGTTATGTTTTTTAATTCCTACCAAAAAAAATAATCTCTAACtcataattatgattaaataaAGAGAAATGCGAGATAAGTTATATTGATCCTAGTTGCAACTGTCACTTAGTCTAATCGATCGGTTTGAACTGTCTATTAAAACTAGAACACAATTTACAGTTACTATGCAAGAATCACGTTGGTTGATggcatgatccaatccatccctgTTTATCATTTTTGTAGCCGTTCTTTTTTCCTAgctatggatgggatggttaggatttactAATAAAAGTGatactttagaatcataagctaCCTATCATGGGATCCAAAAATTGTTTTCTAGACCTATGTTTGTGAAAATTAGAGGCTAATAATTAGAAAATTACGACGGTCGGATTAGTGTGATATTTGTATACCTAATGTAtagtctttttattttttattttttaaaatttattttaatagcttgttagtacacccactgtcagttcacacttcaccatTTGCCACCCCCACTatcctcggtgttgaaacgaggtatctttcactcaatctgccacttgagctatggatcaaggtttAGTCTAGATAAAGTGATTGGATTATCTGTCCGAATGCAATTAAGAGCATTAAAACTTAGAGTGCTTTGAAAGCCTAGGAGCATTTCTTGTTAAACAAATAGGCTCCAAGTAGATTAGGAGAAATCCATGCTGAggtgaataaaaataaattttgacaTGAAATCGAATTGCATACTTTATAactctgagtaaactctgtttgggcccaccctgaatgtatgtgatttatccacaccatccatctgtttttccagcttattttaggggttaATACTAATATTGAAGCAtatataaaactcaggtggatcacaccacaggaaacagtgggaataatgttttctacctttgaaaccttcctagggtccacactgatgtttatttatcatccaacatgttcataagatctcccgaatgaaggaaaaataaatatcatatcgattcaaaacttctgtgaacccaaaagaatttcaacggtagacgttcaatccccatagctttttgcagtgtggtccacttgatctttggatctgtctgcagtgtggtccacttgatctttggatctgtcttggttttcatttcaagcattaagactagctcgccaaatgaaaggacggttgggatataacacataacttgtgatgggacccacagaacttggtgacatcaacacaccagccacatcgCTGGtgtaacggacgcggattagctacttacaggttgacTAGCAAGActagctattgaagtgacgtcaccaagttctatggcctagcatgatgtgtgtattatatccacgccgtccatccatttggatagatcattttacggcaagaACCAAAGAACGAGTCAAATTCAAAGCTCCACTAGACTCcacgagagaaaacagtgggagattgacgaccaccattaaaaacttctaccaAAGGACATGGAAGttgtagatcaagctgatatttgtgtttctacttatttcatgtcttttttaacttgtgaacaagttggattaaaaaaaacatcatagtgggcattaggaaggcttcaacggttgGCATTAATcaccccactattttctatggtgggtccaatacaggtttggatatgctttattctttggctcatgccctaaaatgatatctccaaattgatggatggtgtggatacaatatgtTGATGCAAATATTTGGTCGTCTCTTGGTATACCTTTGAGTATCTGCACagaaagaagacaaaggagaccctggctagagcaggggaccctccgatgctaaagtcaggttaggaatctgggtcttattgCATTGATGGagtttgggagagagttttttgCGTACCTTCCATCCTTGAagtctctcctatttataagagGAGGAGGATTCTACCATATGGAGATTCTTTCCTAATATCTTGAAAATTTGATTTAGATGATATTTTGTTTATGGATACTTCTCGATTCCGAGATTTTCGGGATTAGGGATCCTTCTACAAAATTTTTGGGATGACGTTTAAGATTACACCATCTCTCCTTTGCTTAATTCAGCCTCAATAGATCCATAATCTCGTCTGGCTCACATAGGAGACTTTTCACCAACTATCGGACGAAACTAGGTCGGTTCAGGGTtgatgttttccttttatccgATAGCCGATACTACAACCAACCATACATGAGTTGTTTTTATAGTCGGTTAGGCGACCTTTTATTTTATGACCTATCATAGGTCTTTTTTAGACGTTGCTGCCTCATTAATcgagtcaacttgatgtgtcCTATATCTACTTAAGGCTCTCAACGCTCAACTTCAATCGGGATTCATTTCCCACAAATCCGAACAAGTCTCTCCTTTAACTTTATCTTGCAGAATCTGAACTATTGGTTCGAATCTTTCGGTTAGTTTCAGTAGAGTTGGTACATTATGTACCCGAGTCTCCGGACTTCTCATATAGTTTCcccataacttggtgacgtcacgtcAGTAGCGagtctactcaacctgtcagtaactAATCCCCTCCGTAATAgcacagagggagagagagagagcggactGATCTCGGTCATGGAGACCAAGCTCGCACCAGCAGCAGAAGAAGCTGGGGAGTGCTTTCCTGTCCGTAGGTTACAGATCACAGACAAAAGCAAGGGCTTCATCGATCTTCTAGGGCAACTGACCGTCTGCGATCCCATCTCCGACGAGCAGTTCCTCGCCAGGTTTCAAGATCTCAAATCCAACGGCGACGATCACGTGATCTGTGTCATCGAGGATGACCATTCTGGAAGAATCATCGCTACCGGAAGCGTTTTCGTGGAGAAGAAATTCATAAGGAATTGtggcaaggtgggccacatcgaagACGTCGTTGTCGATTCCGGGGCCCGGGGGAAGCATCTAGGGCAGAAGATCGTGCGGTTCCTGTTGGACCATGCCCGGTCGATGGGATGCTATAAGGTGATTCTGGATTGCGACGTCGAGAACAAGGGATTCTACGAGAAGTGCGGATTCAAGGAAAAGAGCGTCCAGATGGCAATGTATTTGGATTGACAGAATCAGCTAGGGTTTCTGTTTTCCCTCTTGGGATTCTTGCATTCATCGGTACGTACGATTTTCTATTCAGATATCGGATTCTTGAATTCATCAATTGGTCGATGATATACACTTTATATCCGTatctccaaaaaaagaaaaaaacataaaaaaaaaaaccgtatTTTATGTTTGGATCCGCCGGATGATTTTTTGTCTGCTCTGCCTGAGTGAATGCCTTGCTCAGTAATGTAGGGGTGGCAATGTGCCGGGCGGCCCCTCACCTTAATCAGGCTGAAAAGGCCATTTGGGGAAAAAATCATACCAATCCGCCCCTTCGATAGTCCACAAATGGGCATTTATTCAGGCCGTTTCTTGTCCATTTATTTCAATGATGTAGCCTGCCTAAATAGTTTACCACCCTGGTTTTTGCACCATGTGATTTTTATGGTGTgaccaaccaacattttgctcgGCCAGAATTTTCTACACAAAATGGGCTTAAGCTACTTTTCATACTCGTGGCGAAGATGAACAAGAATCCGAACCGGATCATCATGTAGCCCCTACCTTGGATGTGCCATATCCCAAAGTTCACACACATTGGGGTGTTTTAGCCCCAGGATTTGAcagattaaaaggaaaaaaaaaaggatggttgAAGGAACCATCCTCGAATTTTTATAACCAACTACTTTCTTTTGGTCCTCCAATTGAATGGTTAGGGTTGCTAGATCAGTGTGCCTTGAGTGAAAGAAACTGACCAATTACATTTAGAAAAAAAAGATTCTAttttttagggtgcatttggatgcactatcgaatTAAATTGCAGATATTGGTGTAATATAGTCGAAGAACTAGATTGTAGTTTTGCTCCTTGTATATTTGAGGATTTGAGAACTACTAAAGAATCATAGAAGAAAAAAGATATTGAGGGTTTGGTATCATATTGAAGTTTCCT
This region includes:
- the LOC131222474 gene encoding protein POLYCHOME-like codes for the protein MPEVRDRWAGPVGTGDLAVGFGIRRGVVLRSRNVRGQNQHRSLSDDKENIPPESSRSARRRTRPRKSPLPSWYPRTPLRDITAVVNALERRRTRLRAAAELRRRNQESPNYSPVPFVSTPSRQERSISEQMPLPIQDQDLLINISDFPTSPSTIIKSSSQPVENPPEISPSIKSLVVHNTEVTDVEKKCMDLIEEFEKVVRENLQRILKTPTKKKPERSTLMSMR
- the LOC131222475 gene encoding glucosamine 6-phosphate N-acetyltransferase; this translates as METKLAPAAEEAGECFPVRRLQITDKSKGFIDLLGQLTVCDPISDEQFLARFQDLKSNGDDHVICVIEDDHSGRIIATGSVFVEKKFIRNCGKVGHIEDVVVDSGARGKHLGQKIVRFLLDHARSMGCYKVILDCDVENKGFYEKCGFKEKSVQMAMYLD